GGTGATGGGGCGGGCGCTTAGTATGAAGACGGTATTGGCCACGGATGTATGTTTGATGCTGAGTACGAAACACGATGCGCTGCCGACAATGAGCAATGCTGATACAACGATAGGCCAGCCGTTGTCCGATAACGTGCGTATAACCCCTCTGCGGTTCGTGAATTGTATTACTGCCGCCATGGAAATGGCCAAAACAGGCCGAACAGGAAGACTGTGTTGACCCCTTCGGTTCCTGACAGGCGTACGAAAACCGAGTCGAAGCTGAGAAGAAGCCCGCCTGCAAGGGCTGCGATCCGTCCCTTTCCCCGTTCACTTTGAGGAATCATTGACTTTACTGATGCTATGTTCATGAGGTACTCCTTTTATTCATACTCGCCGGTATGAAAAATGAGCCCTTTTTATGCGCACGTCAAGAAAATCATACCAACCAGTATGACTTTATTTTTTTACCACCTGAGGTCCCATGAAAAAAAGCGATTTAAACAAGGAACGAAAACGGAGTGATATCCTGCGTGCGGCCCATGACGTCTTCCATTCGGACGGCTATCTTGGTGCGAGCATGGATAGAATTGCTGAACATGCAGGTGTTACGAAGCAAACTGTTTATAGGTATTTTAATTCAAAGGAAGTTTTGTTTCAGGCCTCGCTGGAGACCTGGCGGAGTGAACGGAGCAATTCTTTTCAGGAAGAACTAGAGCGGAGTGACCCATATGATGCGCTGATACATTTTGCGATCGGTTTTCTTGAGCTACATATGTCGGAAGTTCACTTGGCGGGAGTTCGTCTGCTGATCGCCGAAGGTCCGACTGCTCCAGAAATGACCCGGGCGTATTATGCCGTTGGACCACGTAAAACAGAAGAGTGTTTAGTGCGATTCTTTAAGACACATTTTCGGGCTGAAGACCCGGAATATGCCGTCAAGATGCTGTTAAGCACACTCTTGTCCATGCGTATGGGGGTGCTTGTCGGATTGCATCCCATCCCGACGCAGGAAGAGTTGATGCGTCATGCTGAACGAACGGTCGCAATATGTATAAAACAGTTTGTTGACTAATGTGCGGCAGTTTTGGCGTTGTCTGGCGGCCTTGTTGATTGTCTTGGCAGTTCGAGAACGGACCGGATGGTTTCCAAAACCGTGCTAGGCTCGGTGTCGACCATGCATTCGAAGCCCCGGGCGCAGCTCCTTGCCCCGTGCAGGGAGCAGGGGCGGCATTTCAGATTTTTTTCCAGAACGACATCCTGCGGTCCTGCCGGATAGAATCCCCAGGCCTTGGCCGTTGGTCCGAAGATGGCGATCACAGTGGTGTCCACTCCTCCGGCCAGGTGCATGGGGCCGGAATCTCCGGTCACGAGCACGTCGGCCCGGTCGAGCAGTGCGCAGGTGGTGCGCAGGTCGGTCCCGTTGGTCAGGTCGCGCTTGTCCCCGTCCTTGAGCGGGGCATCGTTCATCCCCATCACGAACCAGTTGTATCCCGCCGACTCCAGCAGATCGATCAAGGCCAGCCAGTGTGTTGACGGCCACTGTTTGGCCGGGTTGGTGGCATAGGGGTGCAGCCCGACGAGAGGGGGCGCGCCCTTGATGGGGGCGAGCAGGGCCGCAGCGGCTGCCCGTTCGCGGTCGGTCAGGAAGATGCGCGGCACAACGGACGTTGGCGGTGGCGGGGTCTGGTCCAGGGTCAGGGCGTAGCGCTGGGGGACATTGACCGCTTCCAGTTTGGTTTGAAGAAATTTATTGTGGCTGCGTTCGAACAGCCTTCGGGCCAGGCTGTATTTCGGATAACGGCGGACCGGTCCCTTCCAGCGCAGGGAGAGCAGGCGGGAACGCAGGGTTCCGTGCAGGTCGAGCAGGGTGTGCCCGGAAAACAGGCGGGCCAGCTCTCCCGACTTCCTGACCCATCCGCCGTCCCTGATGTCCGCATCGGACAGCCCGATGGCCTGGGTTACGGCAGGGTGGTTCTCGAGCAGGGGCAGGTTGTTGTCTCGGGTTACGAAAACAAAGGTGTCCCCGGACAAGTCATGCCAATGCTTCAGGACGCCTGTGGTCAGAGCCACGTCACCCATGTGGCCGAGACGGAAGACTACTGACGGGTGCTTTTTTTCGGTCGCATTCATGCCCGTTCAGTTCGCCTCAATCGTCTTGGAAGTCAAGCCTGTTGCGTGTTGCACCATACCATGGCATCTGCTACATTCCGTTAATCGACAAGCCGCGTTTATGCGGCCTGTTTTCAGGAAGTAAAAAAAATGCTTGAACTCATTATCGCCGTCAGTGTGGCCGTCTTTGTCTCCATGTTCTGTTCCGTGGCCGAGGCGGCCCTCTATTCCATGAGCTGGGCAGACATCCAGAAGCTCAAGGACAGTGGCCGCAAGTCTGCGGCCTTGCTCCACAAGCTTCGTTCAAGGATCGACGAACCCATCACGGCCATCCTGACGCTCAACACCTGTGCCCACACGGCCGGGGCAGCGGTGGCAGGCTGGGCCTGGGCAAACCTTTACGGGAAAGAGACCCTTTGGCTCTTTACAATCGGCTTTACAGTAATTATTCTCATTTTTACCGAGATCCTGCCCAAGACGCTCGGTGTGGTCTACTCCGATGCCATTGCTCCGCCCTTGGCCCGTCCGCTCAATGGGATGGTTTGGCTGTTCAGGCCCTTGATCGCCGTGATGGGGGTTCTGTCGCGGGCGGTGAGCAGAAAGGATGCAAAGCCGGATCATACGGAAGATGACATCAGGGCCATTGTCAGCCTGACGCGACGGTCCGGCGTGATCAAGCCCTACGAGGAAGAGTCCATCCGCAACATCCTGTCCCTGGATTGCAAGACGGTGGAGCGGATCATGACACCCCGGACAGTCGTTTTTTCTCTGCCGGTGGATATGACTGTGGCCGAAGCCCGGGAGAGCCATCCCGAATGGCCGCACAGCCGTATCCCGGTGTATGAAGAGGACCCGGAGGATATCGTGGGCGTGGTCTATCGGCGGCAGGTGCTTGAGGCCCTTGCCGATGACCGGGATGATCTCAAGTTGTCGGACATCATGCGGCCGGTCCGGTTCGTGTTGGAAACCATCACCCTGGACAAGCTCCTGGTGAAGTTCCTGGGCAGCCGGTTGCACCTGTGTGTGGTGCTGGATGAATACGGCGGTGTGGCCGGTGTGGTCACCCTGGAGGACGTGCTTGAGGAGATTCTGGGCAGTGAAATAGTTGACGAGACCGATCAGGTGGTGGATATGCGGGAACTCGCTCGCATGCAGCGGGATGAGTTGACCGCCAGCCTCGAGGGAGCCGCCGATGAGAAAAAGTTGTAAATGCGCTTTGGTGCAAGGATGATTAATGGCTAAAAAGTCCAATAAAATGGTGTATGCGGTCGCCCTGTTTCTGTTTTTGGGCGGCCTTGGCTATCTCATATTTTCCGGTTTGACTGAGGACTCCGTCTATTTTCTCAACGTGACCGAGGCCATGGCTCAGGACCGTACCCAGATCGGCCAGGCACGTTTGTTCGGCAAGGTTTCCCCGCACAATCTCGAGATTGTGGACGGCAAACTGGGTGCCGATTTCGACCTTCAGGACAAGATGGAAGCGGACAAATCCCTGCGGGTAAGATTCAAGGGCGCGTTGCCGGACACCTTCAAGGAGGACGTGGAAGTCATCGTGGAGGGAAAGTTCTCCCCGGACGGACAGGTCTTTGTCGCCAAGACCCTGGTGACCAAGTGTCCTTCCAAGTACGAAGAGAAGAGCAAGAACATGGACATGGGAAAGGCCGGTTAGTGAAATCTTTTTCACATGGTTGCATGCCAGCTTTTTTCTCTTTAACTTCATCATGATTAACCGCAAGGGGTTGCGAGGAAGGGGTGTTGTTTTGCACCCGGCTCTCGCGTGTCGATTTTGTTTTAAGGAGATTATATGCACCTGACCGGATATGTCGGTTTACTTTTTTCCCTCCTCGCATTTCTCTTTCTCGCAGGCTTTGCCGGTTTCGCGGCCTGGAGCAGGAGGTCTGATGCACTGAAGATCGTCGAGCGGGGCCAACTCGTGGCTGCGGGCGGCGTCATTTTTTCAACGATCCTGCTTCTGGCCGGACTGACTTCACGGGATTATTCATTCCGTTATGTCTATGACAACGTGGATAATGCACTTTCCTTCGTCTACACCCTGACCGCCCTGTGGGGCGGCCGAGAAGGTTCGCTTCTTTTTTGGGAATTGATCATAGCCGTGTCCGGCATGGTTTTCGTGGCCACGCCCGGGTACAAGTCGTTGAGCGACAACACCAAGCTCTATTTCTGGATGTTCTTCCTTGCCGTGCAGGGGTTTTTCATGCTCCTGCTCACGGGCTGGTCCAACCCATTTATCGAGATCATCCCGGCCCCGGTCAACGGGCGCGGGCTTAACCCGCTGCTCAGAAATCCCGGTATGATCTTCCATCCCCCGTTGCTTTTCCTCGGGTTCGGCCTGTATGCCATTCCCGCCTGTGCGGCTCTGGCCGCCTCCATTGCAGGCGAGAAGAAATCATGGATCACGGTGGTCCGTAACTGGAACATCCTCTCCTGGGTCTTTTTGACCGCCGGTATCGTTCTGGGGGGCTGGTGGTCCTATATGGAATTGGGTTGGGGCGGCTATTGGGCATGGGACCCGGTGGAAAACGCTTCGTTGATTCCGTGGTTTTCGGGTACCGCAGTACTGCATACCGCCATCATCGAATCGAGACGCAACGCCTTGCAGCGGAGCAACGTCTTCCTGATGTCCCTGACCTTTATCTTGTGTATTTTTTCGACCTATCTTACCCGGTCCGGCGTCATCCAGTCCCTGCATTCCTTCGGTGAATCGGGCGTGGCCCAACCCTTGTTCTGGTTCATGATTGTCGGGCTGCTCGTCACCCTGATGGTCGTTTTCCTGTCCGAGCGGCTGACCCAGCGCTCCCTGTCCGACTTCCTGAGTCGGCAGGGCATGCTTGTCATCGCGGCCTGGTTCCTGCTGGCCCTTGGTCTGGTCGTCACCCTGGGCACCATGTGGCCGGTCATCAGCCAGATCTGGACAGATTCGCCCATGGGGCTGGACGCCAATTTCTATAATCGCGTCTGCCTGCCGTTCATGTCGTTTCTGGTGCTCATCTTCTGCTATTGCCCCTGGCTGGGCTGGAAGGGCGGCATCCGCAACCGCAAAGGCTTCACCGCTGTCAGTGTCGTGCTGGTGTCAAGCTTTGCGGGATTCTATTTTGCCGGCATGACCAACGTCCTGGCCGCCCTGACCGCCGCTGCCAGCGTGGCCGCCATTTCGGGCATCGTGCTTCTCTTTGTCCTGTATCCGCACATGCGCAATAAGCGTCAGTCCTGGGGGGCCTACGGCGTCCATCTCGGTCTGGTGCTGCTGGCCCTTGGCATCGCCTTTTCCGGTCCCTACAAGGCCGAGCAGGAAGTGGTCCTGGCCAAGGGCGAATTCACTGTCATCGGTGATTTCACTTTGACTTTTGCCAGTCTTGACGAGGATCGCAATGTCGACGACATCCTGGCTCGGGCCACGGCCACACTGGAAGTGGTCGAGTCCGGCAAGAGTGTCGGAACCGTGCGGCCTGACAAGCGCATCTACAAGAACTTTCCCAACCAGCAGTTTGCCGAAGTGGCCACCATCCCGAGCCTGGGCGATGAACTTTACGTCACCTTGCTCGGCCTGACCGAAGACGGCAAGGCCAGCTTCAAGATCAGTGTCAATCCGCTGGTCAACTGGATATGGATCGGCGGTTCCCTGATGTGCCTGATCGCTTTCCTGCTGCTCAGACGCGTGCCCCGCCCGGGAGAGGTCGGCTAGATGGACGGCACGGGCAAGACGCTGCTTTCCGTGAGACGAGCGGCCAAGTTTTTTGGCAACAAACTCGTTTTCAAGGAGGTCTCCTGCGAGATTCTTCCGGGGCAGATCCTGCTGGTGGCCGGTCCAAACGGCGCGGGCAAATCCACGCTCATGCGTATCATGGCGGGCCTGAGCAGGCCTTCGGCAGGAGAGGTGGCATTGCACCTCGATCCTGCGGACGTCGCCTATCTCGGCCACGCCACCTTTATTTATCCGGGCCTGTCCGCTCTGGAAAACCTGAAATTCTGGGCGTCCATGTACGGCCTGTCCCCGTCCCGTGAAGAATTCATGGCCCTGTTGAAGAGGGTGGGGCTGGAACGGGCGGCAGAGGAAAAGGCCGGGTCGTTCTCGCGTGGTATGGCCCAACGTCTCAATCTGGCCCGCATCTATCAGGCGGAACCGAAACTCCTATTCCTCGACGAACCCGGCACCGGTCTGGACCCACGGTCCCTGGCCCGGCTCCGCGGGGAAATCACCGGGTTTCGCGACAAGGGCATCAGCGTTGTCTGGATAAGCCATCATGTGGTCGAGGACACTGCCCTGGCCGACACGGTCCTGGCTCTGGGCGGCAAGAAGGTGGAGTATTTCGGCCCGGCGGCGGACTTTGTCCCGGAGGCTGTATGTTGAGGCGCTCCCTGGTCATGG
This sequence is a window from Pseudodesulfovibrio sp. S3. Protein-coding genes within it:
- a CDS encoding ABC transporter ATP-binding protein gives rise to the protein MDGTGKTLLSVRRAAKFFGNKLVFKEVSCEILPGQILLVAGPNGAGKSTLMRIMAGLSRPSAGEVALHLDPADVAYLGHATFIYPGLSALENLKFWASMYGLSPSREEFMALLKRVGLERAAEEKAGSFSRGMAQRLNLARIYQAEPKLLFLDEPGTGLDPRSLARLRGEITGFRDKGISVVWISHHVVEDTALADTVLALGGKKVEYFGPAADFVPEAVC
- a CDS encoding hemolysin family protein, encoding MLELIIAVSVAVFVSMFCSVAEAALYSMSWADIQKLKDSGRKSAALLHKLRSRIDEPITAILTLNTCAHTAGAAVAGWAWANLYGKETLWLFTIGFTVIILIFTEILPKTLGVVYSDAIAPPLARPLNGMVWLFRPLIAVMGVLSRAVSRKDAKPDHTEDDIRAIVSLTRRSGVIKPYEEESIRNILSLDCKTVERIMTPRTVVFSLPVDMTVAEARESHPEWPHSRIPVYEEDPEDIVGVVYRRQVLEALADDRDDLKLSDIMRPVRFVLETITLDKLLVKFLGSRLHLCVVLDEYGGVAGVVTLEDVLEEILGSEIVDETDQVVDMRELARMQRDELTASLEGAADEKKL
- a CDS encoding glycosyltransferase family 9 protein; the encoded protein is MNATEKKHPSVVFRLGHMGDVALTTGVLKHWHDLSGDTFVFVTRDNNLPLLENHPAVTQAIGLSDADIRDGGWVRKSGELARLFSGHTLLDLHGTLRSRLLSLRWKGPVRRYPKYSLARRLFERSHNKFLQTKLEAVNVPQRYALTLDQTPPPPTSVVPRIFLTDRERAAAAALLAPIKGAPPLVGLHPYATNPAKQWPSTHWLALIDLLESAGYNWFVMGMNDAPLKDGDKRDLTNGTDLRTTCALLDRADVLVTGDSGPMHLAGGVDTTVIAIFGPTAKAWGFYPAGPQDVVLEKNLKCRPCSLHGARSCARGFECMVDTEPSTVLETIRSVLELPRQSTRPPDNAKTAAH
- a CDS encoding cytochrome c-type biogenesis CcmF C-terminal domain-containing protein — protein: MHLTGYVGLLFSLLAFLFLAGFAGFAAWSRRSDALKIVERGQLVAAGGVIFSTILLLAGLTSRDYSFRYVYDNVDNALSFVYTLTALWGGREGSLLFWELIIAVSGMVFVATPGYKSLSDNTKLYFWMFFLAVQGFFMLLLTGWSNPFIEIIPAPVNGRGLNPLLRNPGMIFHPPLLFLGFGLYAIPACAALAASIAGEKKSWITVVRNWNILSWVFLTAGIVLGGWWSYMELGWGGYWAWDPVENASLIPWFSGTAVLHTAIIESRRNALQRSNVFLMSLTFILCIFSTYLTRSGVIQSLHSFGESGVAQPLFWFMIVGLLVTLMVVFLSERLTQRSLSDFLSRQGMLVIAAWFLLALGLVVTLGTMWPVISQIWTDSPMGLDANFYNRVCLPFMSFLVLIFCYCPWLGWKGGIRNRKGFTAVSVVLVSSFAGFYFAGMTNVLAALTAAASVAAISGIVLLFVLYPHMRNKRQSWGAYGVHLGLVLLALGIAFSGPYKAEQEVVLAKGEFTVIGDFTLTFASLDEDRNVDDILARATATLEVVESGKSVGTVRPDKRIYKNFPNQQFAEVATIPSLGDELYVTLLGLTEDGKASFKISVNPLVNWIWIGGSLMCLIAFLLLRRVPRPGEVG
- a CDS encoding TetR/AcrR family transcriptional regulator, with product MKKSDLNKERKRSDILRAAHDVFHSDGYLGASMDRIAEHAGVTKQTVYRYFNSKEVLFQASLETWRSERSNSFQEELERSDPYDALIHFAIGFLELHMSEVHLAGVRLLIAEGPTAPEMTRAYYAVGPRKTEECLVRFFKTHFRAEDPEYAVKMLLSTLLSMRMGVLVGLHPIPTQEELMRHAERTVAICIKQFVD
- a CDS encoding cytochrome c maturation protein CcmE, whose protein sequence is MAKKSNKMVYAVALFLFLGGLGYLIFSGLTEDSVYFLNVTEAMAQDRTQIGQARLFGKVSPHNLEIVDGKLGADFDLQDKMEADKSLRVRFKGALPDTFKEDVEVIVEGKFSPDGQVFVAKTLVTKCPSKYEEKSKNMDMGKAG